Proteins from one Clostridium cellulovorans 743B genomic window:
- a CDS encoding helix-turn-helix transcriptional regulator — MTELGYTQQKLSDELNMSVQTLNAKFNGRSIFSLNEVISITKILELDNPIEIFFDDISQKCNEEH, encoded by the coding sequence ATGACCGAACTTGGATATACTCAGCAAAAATTATCGGATGAGCTTAATATGAGTGTTCAAACTCTTAATGCTAAGTTTAATGGACGGTCTATATTTTCATTGAATGAAGTGATTTCAATAACTAAGATATTAGAACTAGATAATCCGATAGAAATTTTTTTTGATGATATATCCCAAAAATGCAACGAAGAGCATTAG
- a CDS encoding ImmA/IrrE family metallo-endopeptidase — translation MHTKELFDEVQKENIYIHEMDFKGDLKGLYSDGVIALDRNLKTDAEISCILSEELGHHYTTYGDIVGKKDIQSIKQEKRARRWAYERLIGINSILKACEAGTRNLYEMADYLCVTEEFLQDSLDYYKQKYGIMLQLDSYIVYFEPSLVIFQKKYSEIRF, via the coding sequence ATGCATACAAAAGAATTATTTGACGAAGTACAAAAGGAAAATATTTATATTCATGAAATGGATTTTAAAGGTGACCTTAAAGGTCTGTATAGTGATGGTGTCATTGCACTTGACCGTAATTTAAAAACTGATGCAGAGATAAGCTGCATTTTATCTGAGGAGCTTGGGCATCATTATACAACCTATGGAGACATTGTTGGCAAAAAGGATATACAGAGCATTAAACAAGAAAAAAGAGCTAGAAGATGGGCTTATGAAAGATTAATAGGTATTAATTCAATATTAAAAGCCTGTGAAGCTGGTACTCGTAATCTTTATGAAATGGCTGACTATTTATGTGTTACAGAAGAGTTTTTACAAGATAGTCTAGATTATTACAAACAAAAGTATGGAATTATGCTTCAATTAGACTCTTACATAGTTTATTTTGAACCTAGCTTAGTTATATTCCAAAAAAAATATAGCGAAATTAGGTTTTAA
- a CDS encoding ABC transporter ATP-binding protein, whose amino-acid sequence MIKQFIHYYKPHKKIFIVDLICAFLISITDLVYPMITRTFINDVIPNKEIQKIFVFGIVLIVLYIVRTFMEYIVGYWGHLLGVRMEYDMRKDTFSHIQKLPISYFDNNKTGNLMSRIVNDLNEITELAHHGPEDLFISIVMVIGSFIYLCTISVKLTIITYLIIPFMAYFAVKYNKKMRKNFRATKENMAEVNEDIEDSISGIRVVKSFTNEEFEIKKFDKGNYKFKVLRGQSMKYLGGFGAGINFFTNMATAITLIAGGYFVAKSEIVIGDLVAYLMYVGQFTQPIKRLANFIEQYQKGMAGFKRFQELLSVKSDIKEKENAIEAKHFSGAVTFKDVTFSYESSKEVLSNINLEVKAGETVAIVGPSGAGKSTLCSLIPRFYDIDSGNITIDELDIKDYTIESLRKNIGIVQQDVFLFAGTIKENIAYGNLDASDKEIETAARLANAHEFIMTMENGYDTYIGERGVKLSGGQKQRLSIARMFLKNPPILILDEATSSLDNNSEAIIQNSIEELSKNRTTFIIAHRLATIKKAKRIVVITDNGVEEEGTHEELMSRKGPYYRLYNSQFA is encoded by the coding sequence TTGATTAAACAATTTATTCATTATTATAAGCCGCATAAAAAGATATTTATAGTAGATCTTATATGTGCATTTCTAATTTCAATAACAGACCTTGTTTATCCTATGATTACAAGGACATTTATTAATGATGTAATACCAAATAAAGAGATACAAAAAATCTTTGTTTTCGGAATCGTTCTTATTGTTTTATACATAGTAAGAACTTTTATGGAGTACATTGTTGGTTATTGGGGACATCTTTTAGGTGTTAGAATGGAATACGATATGAGAAAGGACACTTTTTCTCATATTCAAAAGCTTCCTATAAGTTATTTTGATAACAATAAAACAGGAAACTTAATGTCAAGAATAGTAAATGATTTAAATGAAATTACAGAGCTTGCCCATCATGGACCAGAGGATTTATTTATATCAATTGTAATGGTAATAGGATCATTTATTTATCTATGTACTATAAGTGTCAAACTTACAATAATAACATATTTAATTATTCCATTTATGGCTTACTTTGCTGTGAAGTATAATAAAAAAATGAGAAAAAACTTCAGGGCAACAAAAGAAAATATGGCTGAAGTTAATGAAGATATAGAAGATAGTATTAGTGGGATTAGAGTAGTAAAATCTTTTACTAATGAAGAATTCGAAATAAAGAAGTTTGATAAAGGTAATTATAAATTTAAAGTCCTAAGAGGGCAATCCATGAAATACTTAGGAGGATTTGGGGCAGGAATAAATTTCTTTACCAATATGGCTACTGCGATAACTTTAATTGCTGGTGGCTATTTCGTAGCTAAAAGTGAAATTGTAATAGGTGACCTTGTAGCATATCTAATGTATGTTGGACAGTTTACTCAACCAATAAAGAGGCTAGCTAATTTTATAGAACAATATCAAAAGGGAATGGCAGGTTTTAAAAGATTCCAAGAACTTTTAAGTGTAAAGTCAGACATAAAGGAAAAAGAAAATGCAATAGAAGCAAAGCATTTCTCAGGTGCAGTAACTTTTAAAGATGTAACCTTTAGCTATGAATCTTCCAAAGAAGTATTGTCAAATATAAACTTAGAAGTGAAAGCAGGGGAAACCGTTGCAATAGTTGGACCTTCTGGAGCAGGAAAATCCACATTATGTAGTCTTATTCCAAGATTCTACGATATTGATAGTGGAAATATAACTATTGATGAGCTAGATATAAAGGATTATACAATAGAATCACTAAGAAAAAATATAGGAATAGTTCAACAGGATGTATTTTTATTTGCAGGAACTATTAAGGAAAATATAGCTTATGGAAATCTTGATGCTAGTGATAAGGAAATTGAAACAGCAGCAAGATTGGCTAATGCCCATGAATTTATAATGACAATGGAAAATGGCTATGATACTTATATAGGTGAAAGAGGAGTAAAACTGTCTGGAGGGCAAAAACAAAGACTATCAATAGCAAGAATGTTTTTGAAGAATCCACCAATTCTAATACTTGATGAGGCTACGTCTTCTTTAGATAATAATAGTGAAGCAATTATCCAAAACTCAATTGAAGAACTATCTAAAAATAGGACAACATTTATTATTGCCCATAGGTTAGCAACTATTAAAAAGGCTAAGAGAATCGTAGTAATAACAGATAATGGTGTTGAAGAAGAAGGTACGCATGAAGAACTTATGAGCAGAAAAGGACCGTATTATAGATTATATAACTCGCAATTTGCATAA
- a CDS encoding replicative DNA helicase: MENINIPKNINAEIEILAIIFNKNNAISEIELDTNDFYKPVHQQIYTAMIELYKEEQPISIVSVYSKIGEFIKENGGISYLTNIQNTFKDSQIKYYAKLVKECSNKRKIIKFAKEMMEKACLGKEKVGDILSSFSDKAMKISDNNNKKPKHISEVIIETVGEIEEAYNAGGKITGMASGIKNLDRFLNGFQKGELVTIGARPSMGKTAFALEIAQGLAKENKGLYFQFEMRDTDMVKRLIARNTLIDGYYINRGKLNDSDWSKISHSANNLSQRNLWINEDTNLTIFEIFNIAKQQKMKQGLDFLVIDHLLLVKKTNENERLAIAEITRQCKLMAKSLNICVILLSQLSRGVELRIDKRPLLSDLKESGSIEEDSDKVILLYRDEYYNPDSEEKGVLEADTAKNRNGRVGALRLAFNAKYQFISDLEI, translated from the coding sequence ATGGAAAACATAAATATACCGAAAAATATAAATGCTGAAATTGAAATTTTGGCTATAATTTTTAACAAAAATAACGCTATATCTGAAATAGAACTTGATACTAATGATTTTTATAAACCAGTGCATCAACAAATTTATACAGCAATGATTGAACTATATAAAGAAGAACAGCCAATTTCAATTGTTAGCGTATATAGCAAAATAGGCGAATTTATAAAAGAAAATGGTGGTATAAGCTATCTAACAAATATCCAGAATACATTTAAAGATAGCCAAATTAAGTATTACGCCAAGCTTGTAAAAGAGTGCAGCAATAAAAGAAAAATAATAAAATTTGCGAAAGAAATGATGGAAAAAGCGTGCCTAGGTAAAGAGAAAGTTGGCGATATTTTAAGCAGTTTTTCGGACAAGGCTATGAAGATAAGTGACAACAATAATAAAAAGCCTAAGCATATTTCAGAGGTTATTATTGAGACCGTTGGAGAAATTGAGGAAGCCTATAATGCAGGTGGAAAGATTACAGGTATGGCTTCAGGAATTAAAAATTTAGATAGATTCCTAAATGGATTTCAAAAAGGTGAATTAGTAACCATAGGGGCTAGACCATCAATGGGTAAAACAGCCTTTGCTTTAGAAATAGCTCAAGGCTTGGCAAAAGAAAACAAAGGTTTATACTTTCAGTTTGAAATGCGTGATACAGATATGGTAAAGCGACTTATAGCAAGAAATACCTTGATTGATGGATATTACATTAACCGAGGAAAACTTAACGATAGCGATTGGAGTAAAATTTCACATAGTGCCAATAACTTAAGTCAAAGAAACCTATGGATTAATGAGGATACAAACTTAACTATCTTTGAAATATTTAATATTGCAAAACAGCAAAAAATGAAACAGGGCTTAGACTTTTTAGTAATAGACCATTTGCTATTAGTGAAGAAAACAAATGAAAACGAAAGATTGGCAATAGCTGAAATTACAAGGCAATGTAAGCTCATGGCAAAGTCATTAAATATATGTGTTATTCTTCTATCTCAATTAAGCAGGGGTGTGGAACTGAGAATAGATAAAAGACCATTGCTATCAGACCTTAAAGAATCAGGTTCAATTGAAGAAGATAGTGATAAAGTCATTCTGTTATATAGGGATGAATATTATAATCCAGACTCAGAAGAAAAAGGCGTGTTAGAGGCTGATACTGCTAAAAATCGTAA
- a CDS encoding multifunctional 2',3'-cyclic-nucleotide 2'-phosphodiesterase/3'-nucleotidase/5'-nucleotidase yields the protein MLKGFISKVAAVAMFATILTPINLSTVIANAETETVNIQILATSDLHGKFMPYDYALNATDTTGSLTQISTKVNQLRNPNTILVDNGDIIQGNSSELSLNSNPQVMIKGFNEMGYDAITLGNHEFNYGVPMLQHVMSNATASVLCANLYDMNNNRFYSPYKIIQKAGVRVAIIGVVTPNITRWDSEYLKTCKVTNPVDEVNAAITELKGKADVIVVSYHAGETAEYDYVGSGVVDLLNSCKGVDAVIAAHEHKLVGSKDNQVSYNGVKVVENLPTGQTLAQLNIKVTKQADGTFKVNDRVKDVQTDVISVKNGVSDATLEASLKSYHDEAIADAETPIGTLKGGDLVPADEIKGIPTSQTQETAMIKLINDVQKYYAGTDISAAAAFSSTANIKEGTIRKCDTSLIYKYANTLYKLEMTGKQLKQYMEWSAQFYNTYKDGDLTLSFNEKIRGYNYDMFSGVNYDVDVTKPLGERIVNLKKADGTAINDGDKFTIAVNNYRATSQLSSFGSIDPITGLKSTPYTDPVNDTLPTILAKDVKIEIGGVRELIGDYVKNVKGGTITPELENNWKVIGANWNPVFRAEAVKAINAGKINIPTSVDGRTANVAAVTYNMLATVNNYKNVDILSINDFHGTLLEDPKGKNVGASKLVTAVKEYKTANPNTVVVSAGDNYQGSALSNLLKGKPVSDMLKEMGVEVSAIGNHEYDWGTDLFSQWEKDGNLEFLASNIYDKTTGAPVSYAKPYKIVAVNGLKIAFIGLTTPETAFKTKPENVSNLDFKDPAVSAKYWTEYLKSGKAGETVDAVVALTHLGSFQNSTTKAITGEAADLANANTGVDAIISAHTHNTVAGVVNGTPIVQGYYNGRNLAKLSFVFDSSNKIVAVTPTIDNLAARKATIAEDTTIKTVVDKYNTELQPILGEKIGYTDIELSHDKIKEGVSVLGKWTTDIMRKITNTQIAITNGGGLRAPIAQGDITVGDLYTVMPFDNTFVNMKLTGAGIKKALENGIGNTSIGSVQYSGVIATVDLTRPFGDRITALTLEDGTPLDMAKEYTVTTNDFMFTGGDGYNFSGATGAVDTGLAIRDGIISYLRAQLNPIKIDDEHNGGNGNGVVVGGGNGSTITESLPQTGSNVDMTVLLAIGAMITLAGVGALKLSKKSKKTA from the coding sequence ATGTTAAAAGGTTTTATTTCTAAGGTTGCTGCAGTAGCAATGTTCGCGACGATTTTAACACCTATAAACTTATCAACAGTTATTGCAAATGCAGAAACTGAAACGGTGAACATACAAATCCTAGCGACAAGTGACCTACATGGTAAATTCATGCCATATGATTACGCACTGAATGCAACAGATACAACGGGGAGTTTAACTCAAATTTCTACAAAGGTAAATCAGTTAAGAAATCCAAATACTATCTTAGTGGATAATGGAGATATTATACAAGGTAATTCTTCTGAATTATCCTTAAACAGCAATCCACAAGTTATGATTAAAGGCTTTAATGAAATGGGCTATGATGCTATTACTTTAGGTAACCATGAGTTCAATTATGGGGTTCCTATGTTACAACATGTAATGAGTAACGCAACAGCCTCTGTTTTATGTGCAAACTTATATGATATGAACAATAATAGATTCTATAGCCCATATAAGATTATACAAAAGGCTGGTGTTAGGGTTGCTATTATTGGTGTTGTAACACCTAACATTACAAGATGGGATTCTGAATACTTAAAAACTTGCAAAGTAACAAATCCTGTTGATGAAGTCAATGCTGCTATTACTGAGTTAAAAGGCAAAGCTGATGTAATAGTTGTTTCTTACCATGCTGGAGAAACTGCAGAATATGATTACGTAGGCTCTGGTGTAGTTGATCTATTAAATTCCTGTAAAGGTGTTGATGCAGTTATCGCAGCACACGAACATAAGCTAGTTGGTTCCAAAGATAATCAGGTATCATATAATGGTGTAAAAGTTGTAGAAAACCTACCAACTGGTCAGACTTTGGCACAATTAAACATTAAGGTAACAAAACAAGCTGATGGAACTTTTAAGGTTAATGACAGAGTTAAGGATGTTCAAACAGATGTTATTTCTGTAAAAAATGGAGTATCTGATGCTACATTAGAAGCCTCATTAAAATCTTATCATGATGAAGCAATTGCTGATGCAGAAACACCTATTGGTACGTTAAAAGGTGGAGATCTTGTTCCTGCTGATGAAATTAAAGGAATTCCAACTTCTCAAACACAAGAAACAGCAATGATTAAATTAATTAATGATGTACAAAAGTATTATGCAGGTACAGATATTTCTGCAGCTGCAGCATTTAGTTCCACAGCTAACATCAAGGAAGGAACTATAAGAAAATGCGATACTTCATTGATATATAAATATGCCAATACTCTTTATAAGTTAGAAATGACTGGTAAACAGTTAAAACAATACATGGAATGGTCAGCACAATTCTATAATACATATAAAGACGGAGATTTAACTCTATCTTTTAACGAAAAGATAAGAGGATATAACTACGATATGTTCTCTGGGGTTAATTATGATGTAGACGTAACAAAACCATTAGGAGAAAGAATTGTAAATCTTAAAAAAGCAGATGGAACTGCTATAAATGATGGAGATAAATTTACAATTGCAGTAAACAATTATAGGGCAACCTCTCAATTATCTAGCTTTGGAAGTATAGATCCGATTACAGGCTTAAAATCAACACCATATACAGATCCAGTAAATGATACTCTGCCTACTATACTTGCAAAAGACGTAAAAATAGAAATTGGTGGAGTAAGAGAGTTAATCGGTGACTACGTTAAGAATGTTAAAGGTGGAACTATAACTCCAGAACTTGAAAATAACTGGAAAGTTATCGGAGCAAACTGGAACCCAGTTTTTAGAGCAGAAGCTGTAAAAGCCATAAATGCTGGAAAAATAAATATCCCAACTTCAGTTGATGGTAGAACTGCTAATGTTGCAGCAGTTACTTACAATATGTTAGCTACAGTTAACAACTATAAGAATGTTGACATATTATCAATAAATGATTTCCACGGTACATTATTAGAAGATCCTAAAGGAAAGAATGTTGGGGCTTCTAAGCTTGTAACAGCAGTAAAAGAATATAAAACAGCAAATCCAAACACAGTTGTAGTTTCAGCTGGAGATAATTATCAAGGAAGCGCTTTATCAAACTTACTTAAAGGTAAGCCAGTAAGTGATATGCTTAAGGAGATGGGTGTAGAAGTTTCAGCTATAGGAAACCATGAATATGATTGGGGAACAGATTTATTTAGTCAATGGGAAAAAGATGGTAACTTAGAATTCTTAGCTAGTAATATTTATGATAAAACTACAGGTGCGCCTGTATCTTATGCAAAACCATACAAAATTGTAGCAGTCAATGGATTAAAAATTGCATTCATAGGCTTAACAACTCCAGAAACAGCATTTAAGACGAAACCAGAAAATGTTTCAAATTTAGATTTTAAAGATCCTGCAGTAAGTGCAAAATATTGGACTGAGTATTTAAAGTCAGGTAAAGCAGGCGAAACTGTAGATGCAGTTGTTGCATTAACTCACTTAGGTTCGTTCCAAAATTCAACTACAAAAGCTATAACAGGAGAAGCAGCAGACTTAGCAAATGCTAATACTGGTGTAGATGCTATAATATCTGCTCATACTCATAATACTGTTGCAGGAGTTGTAAATGGAACTCCAATTGTACAAGGGTATTACAATGGAAGAAATCTTGCTAAATTATCTTTTGTATTTGATTCAAGCAATAAAATAGTTGCTGTTACACCAACTATCGACAACTTAGCAGCAAGAAAAGCTACTATTGCTGAAGATACAACTATTAAAACAGTTGTAGATAAATATAATACTGAATTACAACCAATTTTAGGTGAAAAAATTGGGTACACAGATATTGAATTATCTCATGATAAGATTAAAGAAGGTGTTTCTGTTTTAGGAAAATGGACAACAGATATCATGAGAAAAATTACAAATACACAAATAGCGATAACAAATGGTGGTGGCTTAAGAGCTCCAATCGCTCAAGGTGATATAACAGTAGGTGATTTATATACTGTTATGCCATTTGATAATACTTTTGTAAATATGAAATTAACAGGTGCAGGAATAAAGAAAGCCCTAGAAAATGGTATAGGTAACACGTCTATAGGATCTGTTCAATACTCAGGAGTAATTGCTACTGTTGATTTAACTAGACCTTTTGGTGACAGAATCACTGCATTAACTCTTGAAGATGGAACACCGTTAGATATGGCTAAAGAATATACTGTAACTACTAATGATTTTATGTTTACAGGTGGAGACGGATATAACTTTAGTGGAGCAACTGGTGCTGTTGATACTGGACTAGCTATAAGAGATGGTATTATATCATATCTTAGAGCACAATTAAATCCAATAAAGATTGATGACGAGCACAACGGTGGAAATGGAAATGGCGTTGTAGTAGGTGGGGGAAATGGTTCTACTATTACAGAAAGTTTACCTCAAACAGGTTCCAATGTTGATATGACAGTATTACTTGCTATAGGTGCTATGATTACTTTAGCTGGTGTAGGTGCATTAAAGCTAAGTAAGAAAAGCAAAAAGACAGCATAA
- a CDS encoding replication initiator protein A: MSEFQYFQLTHVDSYRFYQLPQELYLLKRYANLSNDACVLYAILKDRLRLSVANGWIDDSNNIYFLFSREQAAELIRVSKPTIIKIFKELREVNLLYEKNRGRGIPKMLYLGMILNDGEYIKTPEYINSSSKEILPEKLKNFTSRSKKSLPLEVKNFYPNNTNINNTNNIYIKNPKEENEKDDKVPYDEIIKIYNNTCKSLPMVLKKTKARCKNIKTFYLALENMEAIKTVFQKVEKSDFLSGRNGTWTNCSFDWILKESNYTKVIEGNYENKNNKSDFTQVRRKVAVVD, translated from the coding sequence ATGAGCGAATTTCAATATTTTCAGCTTACACATGTGGATTCTTATAGATTTTATCAATTGCCACAGGAATTATATTTGCTTAAAAGATATGCAAACCTTAGCAATGATGCCTGCGTCCTTTATGCTATCTTAAAGGATCGTCTTAGATTATCAGTTGCAAATGGGTGGATAGATGATAGTAATAATATCTATTTTCTATTTAGCCGAGAGCAAGCAGCAGAGCTAATAAGAGTAAGTAAGCCGACCATAATTAAAATATTTAAAGAATTAAGGGAAGTAAATCTTTTATATGAAAAAAACAGAGGAAGAGGTATTCCAAAGATGTTATATCTAGGGATGATTTTAAATGATGGTGAGTATATAAAAACACCAGAGTATATCAATTCATCGAGTAAAGAAATTTTACCTGAGAAGTTAAAAAATTTTACTTCTAGAAGTAAAAAATCTTTACCTCTAGAAGTAAAAAATTTTTACCCTAATAATACTAATATTAATAATACTAATAATATATATATCAAAAACCCTAAAGAAGAAAATGAAAAAGATGATAAAGTTCCTTATGACGAAATAATTAAAATTTATAATAACACTTGTAAATCCCTTCCTATGGTTCTTAAAAAGACTAAAGCAAGGTGTAAGAATATAAAAACCTTTTACTTAGCCTTGGAAAACATGGAAGCTATAAAGACTGTATTTCAGAAAGTAGAAAAAAGCGATTTTCTTTCAGGGAGAAACGGAACATGGACAAACTGTTCTTTTGATTGGATATTGAAAGAAAGTAATTATACAAAGGTCATCGAGGGAAATTATGAAAATAAAAATAACAAAAGTGATTTTACACAGGTAAGACGTAAAGTCGCAGTAGTAGATTAA
- a CDS encoding tyrosine-type recombinase/integrase, giving the protein MAVKTNYAKNGTNYYRITASVGKDSNGKLIRKEFYGKSKKDAEEKRDEYLNGLGNGLNHDYEKTTLGTLIKTWLYEVVRISNKIKPTTFSRYEGVFRNYIETSELYSLRLGTIKSIQIQRYYNNLYDSGKTTSSIKYLNKLMKQFFNYAVDGGYMLKNPCDGKKIVIPGEVKSETEDELEYFSGEEIEKLKLAANDHSLKGLILVALGTGLRRGELLGMDWSDIDKENLTISIERTVIKTYIIDSDGSRVRKNIVQIPKTKTSIRTVSFPEKLLSIFEEVKAKQDEYKARFPESFAENEFDFVFTSSTGNLLDSTNISHSWDNLLEKNNIPHKKFHALRHTFATQLFSKGIPTEVVSKLLGHSDPALTRKIYIHVIPEQRVSSIAILNELF; this is encoded by the coding sequence ATGGCTGTTAAAACCAATTATGCAAAAAATGGAACAAACTATTACAGAATAACTGCTTCTGTAGGAAAGGATAGTAATGGAAAATTAATCAGGAAAGAATTCTATGGAAAATCAAAAAAGGATGCTGAAGAAAAAAGAGATGAGTATTTGAATGGGCTTGGAAATGGACTAAACCATGACTATGAAAAAACTACTCTAGGAACACTTATAAAAACATGGCTTTATGAAGTTGTGAGAATATCAAACAAAATCAAGCCTACCACCTTTTCACGTTATGAAGGTGTATTTAGAAATTACATAGAAACAAGCGAGTTATACAGCTTGAGATTAGGCACAATTAAATCTATACAAATTCAAAGGTACTATAACAATCTCTATGATTCAGGCAAAACTACTAGCAGCATAAAATATCTTAACAAGTTGATGAAACAATTTTTCAACTATGCTGTGGATGGTGGCTATATGCTTAAAAATCCTTGTGATGGTAAAAAGATAGTTATACCTGGAGAAGTTAAAAGTGAAACTGAAGATGAACTAGAATATTTTAGTGGTGAAGAAATAGAAAAATTAAAGTTAGCTGCTAATGATCATAGCTTAAAGGGATTAATTTTAGTTGCTCTTGGCACTGGCTTAAGACGTGGTGAACTTCTTGGAATGGATTGGTCTGATATTGATAAAGAAAACCTTACAATATCCATTGAAAGAACTGTTATAAAAACCTATATAATAGATTCTGATGGAAGTAGAGTAAGAAAAAATATAGTTCAAATTCCAAAGACTAAAACATCAATAAGGACTGTATCCTTTCCTGAAAAGCTACTTTCTATTTTTGAGGAGGTTAAAGCAAAGCAAGATGAATATAAAGCTAGGTTTCCAGAATCCTTTGCCGAAAATGAATTTGATTTTGTATTCACTTCCTCAACAGGCAATTTACTAGATTCAACTAACATATCTCATTCTTGGGACAACCTTTTAGAAAAAAATAATATCCCTCATAAAAAATTTCATGCTTTAAGACATACCTTTGCTACCCAACTTTTCTCCAAGGGAATACCTACAGAAGTTGTAAGTAAACTTTTAGGTCATTCTGATCCTGCACTAACTAGAAAAATATATATCCATGTAATACCTGAGCAAAGAGTCTCCTCTATCGCAATCCTAAATGAATTATTTTAA
- a CDS encoding helix-turn-helix domain-containing protein: MNENELKQIIERIKNRRIELGLSYQDMQDATGISKSTWQRYETGFIKNLGIDKLDIVAKILQTTPSYLMGWDTDKKAEIDTSGIHTIAAHFEGEDFTEADKEDIENFIKFVLSKKDKKK, from the coding sequence ATGAATGAAAATGAACTCAAACAGATAATCGAAAGGATTAAGAATAGAAGAATTGAACTTGGACTTTCATATCAAGATATGCAGGATGCAACTGGAATAAGTAAATCTACTTGGCAGAGATATGAAACAGGATTTATAAAGAACCTTGGAATTGATAAGCTAGATATTGTCGCTAAAATACTACAAACAACCCCATCATATCTTATGGGATGGGATACTGATAAAAAAGCTGAAATAGATACTTCAGGAATTCATACTATAGCTGCTCACTTTGAAGGAGAAGACTTTACAGAAGCTGATAAAGAAGATATAGAAAACTTCATAAAATTTGTTCTTTCAAAAAAGGATAAGAAGAAGTAA